One genomic segment of Pseudomonas sp. p1(2021b) includes these proteins:
- a CDS encoding DUF2388 domain-containing protein yields MRHLLLVPSLLLLLPASAALARVDAGDVATSAGISASLYSTFKDDKRIIPARDELSAFIASGGAIRGAYVESALEQARKANPGLQVSDEELAKALLSQDQPLTDN; encoded by the coding sequence ATGCGCCACTTACTGCTCGTCCCTTCGCTGTTGCTCCTGCTGCCTGCAAGCGCAGCCCTGGCCCGTGTGGATGCGGGTGATGTCGCCACGTCGGCGGGGATCTCCGCCTCGCTGTACTCAACCTTCAAGGACGACAAACGGATCATTCCCGCACGGGATGAGCTGTCTGCCTTCATTGCCAGCGGTGGTGCCATCCGGGGTGCCTATGTAGAGTCGGCACTGGAACAGGCCCGCAAGGCCAATCCAGGCCTGCAGGTCAGCGACGAGGAACTTGCCAAGGCCTTGCTTTCCCAGGACCAGCCGCTGACCGATAACTGA
- a CDS encoding GlxA family transcriptional regulator: MTHPAPVPDALPPSVDRPHRVVFLAYPQMGLLDLTGAQTVFWAAGKARAERGLPGYDMHTASLDGGLVATAEGLAVGTELLEPLLHSTIDTLVVPGAPEIVRTLPEHAELVGWLRLAAARAQRTASVCSGTFLLAAAGLLDGRRAATHWAMCEALRRRFPEVEVDAESIFVQQGKVWTSAGVSAGIDLALALVELDCGREVAMQVARELVVFLKRPGGQAQFSELLKAQGEDSGAFEALHLWLNDHLGDPRLTVERLAEQARMSLRNFTRVYKHKTGRTPAKAIEVFRLEAARRLLENTAQQVEQIARQCGFGSEERMRLAFQRHLAVTPRDYRARFARSVPLAEIQGSLA; this comes from the coding sequence ATGACCCATCCCGCCCCTGTGCCCGACGCCTTGCCGCCCTCGGTGGACCGACCTCACCGGGTGGTATTTCTCGCCTACCCGCAAATGGGCCTGCTTGACCTCACGGGGGCGCAAACCGTGTTCTGGGCCGCAGGCAAGGCCCGTGCCGAGCGGGGCCTGCCCGGTTATGACATGCACACCGCCAGCCTCGATGGCGGCCTGGTCGCCACCGCCGAAGGCCTGGCGGTGGGCACCGAGCTGCTGGAGCCTTTGTTGCACAGCACGATCGACACCCTGGTGGTGCCCGGAGCGCCGGAAATCGTCCGTACCCTGCCCGAACATGCCGAACTGGTCGGCTGGCTGCGCCTGGCTGCCGCGCGCGCCCAACGCACCGCCTCGGTGTGCAGCGGCACCTTTCTGCTGGCCGCCGCGGGGTTGCTCGACGGTCGCCGCGCAGCCACCCACTGGGCCATGTGCGAGGCCCTGCGCCGACGCTTCCCCGAGGTCGAGGTGGACGCTGAGTCGATCTTCGTGCAACAGGGCAAGGTCTGGACCTCGGCAGGCGTCAGCGCCGGCATCGACCTGGCCCTGGCCCTGGTGGAACTCGACTGTGGCCGCGAGGTGGCCATGCAGGTGGCGCGGGAACTGGTGGTGTTTCTCAAGCGCCCCGGCGGCCAGGCCCAGTTCAGTGAACTGCTCAAGGCTCAAGGCGAAGACAGTGGCGCCTTCGAAGCCTTGCACCTGTGGCTCAACGACCATCTGGGCGACCCGCGCCTGACCGTCGAACGCCTGGCCGAACAGGCACGCATGAGCCTGCGCAACTTCACCCGGGTGTACAAGCACAAGACCGGCCGCACCCCGGCCAAGGCCATCGAAGTGTTTCGCCTGGAGGCGGCGCGCCGCCTGCTGGAGAACACCGCCCAGCAGGTCGAGCAGATCGCCCGCCAGTGCGGCTTCGGCTCGGAGGAGCGCATGCGCCTGGCCTTCCAGCGCCACCTGGCGGTGACGCCGCGCGACTACCGTGCGCGCTTCGCCCGTAGCGTGCCCTTGGCCGAAATCCAGGGATCTTTGGCCTAG
- a CDS encoding SpvB/TcaC N-terminal domain-containing protein has translation MSDTPAAPLGTSREPLFTPPALPKGGGTVSAGGGMLSVGNADGAAGWSLPLPLPVGRELSPQLTLGYSSSGGNDAFGAGWSCSPPAVFRMSRFGIPRYNEDDRLAGPDGEEILRAKGAPRVEATLPFSAEAAPHIVTNWVSRSGGRDERLEHWRAQEAPESPGFWLNYHADGSITLFGWSDSARLSDPDDPARVAGWYAEETVSAKGEHVVYTYRGEDTVGCDEDERMAHPKVASQYLTGVYAMNATPASALLVPEQAFRADDFMRVMLLDYGERGTDLDTPPPFASTAQWPVREDCLSFWRWGFDNRIRRLCHDVLLWHRTRMMAGESDPTPTLVSRLHLSYEPSAVATLLVAARQVAYEPDGTPLALPPVEFELSRPGREAPQWEALPELDGFSPPHWQMADLYGEGVPGLLYQDGGAWRYRAPERKGEPTTDTVTWGEPQVLPLTPSLAGGSLTDLNGDGRPEWLVTQPGLQGSFTLSPDGHWGSFIALQAMPTELLHPSAQLADLTGGGLQDVVMIGPRSVRLWASAASAGWRGGRETGYDGDTPLPVQGGEHRLVAFADPAGSGQQHLLEITGQGVTYWPSLGHGRFGEPVRVPGFAVSDFVASRVFLGDTNGSGTTDILYVTPDRIRVFISESGNRFVEGPSVPAPAGVILDDTCLLQVTDLRGQGTAELVLTLPHMAPRTWTYRFNDSRPWLLAEVCTNTGSRTLFRYRSSAQGWLDEKAALKAQGKPAISRLPFPVHILSRVTAIDDISGLRTVSGMRYLLGIWDGVEREFRGFARLIQTDTLSDAQGTSVERSPAAQVHSWFLSGIEAYDAIQEGAFAGQGSAEGDFTLNPLRITRLDAGGRDEPVSPEGEARRWLLRALKGRPVRTETYGLDGSALASQPYSITRQRWQVRMYETADAGRPAALVTPVETLTFATERIVQDPVVSQSVVLEQDRYGNVVRAVEVRYPRRPAPTPSPYPDTLPEGLELAARDPQQQHAWLTLTRNRLHNLDAGHSHVVGLVESTRTDVLQLAPNQVPQGGFSVESLSSAGGPLDDVGNATLSSHVRTQWCDEAGSPSVAPVRQALAAYTETAMLDEACVDVFKGLMSDEALAQMLEKAGYHAVELPEDGLRVYTGRHGLARYLGAAGFFRLAGVRESELVGETLIEWTPHALQVTKVTDAAGLQTTLRYDWRFLTPTSLTDPNDNVREVVVDALGRVSQTRFHGTEQGIMTGYCSGRAFAVPETVEGMLALKGGDVPVATAHRVVADSWMPLARDRQGHPLASRIGELALRRLARAYKLGQVDLAEGREPPHICSLQTDRYDGDPQQQVRLNVTYSDGSGNLLQTAVLHPPGDALVRTPEGGLEVGTDDKAVTRHALVRWAVTGKTEYDNKGQPVRTWLPFYLDDWRPVYDDSARKGVYADTHLYDALGRVYRVITAAGWERRTQFYPWFTVAEDENDTAHDVLREREA, from the coding sequence ATGTCCGATACACCTGCCGCTCCCTTAGGGACGAGCCGCGAACCCCTGTTCACCCCACCCGCGCTGCCCAAGGGGGGCGGTACCGTTTCCGCTGGTGGCGGGATGTTGTCCGTCGGCAACGCCGATGGTGCGGCGGGTTGGTCCCTGCCGTTGCCACTGCCTGTTGGGCGTGAACTGTCACCGCAGCTGACGCTGGGCTACAGCTCCAGCGGGGGCAACGATGCCTTTGGCGCTGGCTGGAGTTGCTCGCCACCCGCCGTGTTCCGCATGAGCCGTTTCGGTATCCCTCGTTACAACGAAGACGACCGCCTGGCAGGGCCGGACGGCGAAGAAATCCTGCGCGCCAAGGGCGCGCCGCGGGTTGAGGCGACCCTGCCGTTTTCTGCTGAAGCGGCGCCACACATCGTGACCAACTGGGTATCGCGCAGCGGCGGACGGGATGAACGCCTGGAGCATTGGCGCGCGCAGGAGGCGCCCGAGTCCCCGGGCTTCTGGCTCAACTACCACGCCGATGGCAGCATCACGCTGTTCGGCTGGTCGGACAGCGCCCGCTTGAGCGACCCGGACGATCCGGCGCGGGTGGCCGGCTGGTACGCCGAGGAAACCGTGAGCGCCAAAGGCGAGCATGTGGTGTACACCTACCGCGGCGAAGATACCGTCGGCTGCGACGAAGACGAGCGAATGGCTCACCCGAAGGTCGCGAGCCAGTACCTCACGGGCGTCTATGCCATGAACGCCACGCCCGCGTCCGCGCTGCTGGTGCCGGAGCAGGCCTTTCGTGCCGACGATTTCATGCGCGTGATGCTCCTGGACTATGGCGAGCGCGGCACCGACCTGGACACGCCGCCGCCGTTTGCAAGCACGGCGCAATGGCCGGTGCGAGAGGATTGCCTTTCGTTCTGGCGTTGGGGGTTCGATAACCGGATCCGCCGCCTGTGCCACGACGTACTGCTGTGGCATCGCACACGGATGATGGCTGGCGAAAGCGACCCGACCCCCACGTTGGTTTCCCGACTGCACCTGAGCTATGAGCCGTCTGCCGTAGCGACCCTGCTGGTGGCGGCCCGGCAGGTCGCCTACGAGCCCGACGGCACGCCGTTGGCGCTGCCACCGGTGGAGTTCGAGCTGAGCCGCCCAGGGCGCGAGGCGCCGCAATGGGAGGCACTGCCGGAGCTCGATGGCTTCAGCCCGCCCCATTGGCAGATGGCCGACTTGTACGGGGAGGGGGTGCCCGGGCTGTTGTATCAGGACGGCGGCGCCTGGCGATACCGGGCACCGGAGCGCAAGGGGGAACCCACTACCGATACGGTGACCTGGGGGGAGCCGCAGGTATTGCCCTTGACCCCTTCGTTGGCCGGCGGATCGCTGACCGACCTGAACGGCGATGGCCGCCCCGAATGGCTGGTCACCCAGCCTGGGCTGCAAGGCAGCTTCACCCTGTCGCCCGACGGCCACTGGGGCAGCTTCATCGCGCTGCAGGCCATGCCCACGGAGCTGCTGCACCCCTCTGCACAACTGGCCGACCTGACCGGGGGCGGCCTGCAAGATGTGGTCATGATCGGGCCGCGGAGTGTACGCCTGTGGGCCAGCGCCGCGAGTGCGGGCTGGCGCGGGGGGCGCGAAACAGGCTATGACGGGGACACGCCGTTGCCCGTACAAGGCGGCGAGCACCGCCTGGTGGCATTCGCCGACCCGGCAGGCAGTGGCCAGCAGCATCTGCTGGAAATCACCGGCCAGGGCGTGACCTATTGGCCCTCCCTCGGCCATGGCCGGTTCGGTGAGCCGGTGCGTGTGCCGGGCTTCGCAGTGAGCGATTTCGTCGCGTCGCGCGTATTCCTGGGGGACACCAACGGTAGCGGCACCACTGACATCCTCTATGTGACACCGGACCGTATCCGTGTATTCATCAGCGAGTCCGGCAACCGCTTCGTCGAGGGGCCGTCCGTGCCAGCACCAGCAGGCGTCATCCTCGACGACACCTGCCTGCTGCAGGTGACCGACTTGCGCGGCCAGGGTACGGCCGAACTGGTGCTGACCCTGCCACATATGGCGCCGCGGACCTGGACGTATCGGTTCAACGATAGCCGGCCGTGGCTGCTCGCCGAAGTGTGCACCAACACCGGGAGCCGCACCCTGTTCCGCTACCGCAGTTCCGCCCAGGGCTGGCTGGATGAGAAGGCGGCGCTCAAGGCCCAGGGCAAACCTGCGATCAGCCGCCTGCCGTTCCCTGTGCACATCCTCAGCCGGGTCACGGCGATCGACGACATCAGCGGTTTGCGTACCGTCAGCGGCATGCGATACCTGCTGGGTATCTGGGATGGTGTCGAACGCGAGTTCCGTGGTTTTGCCCGGTTGATCCAGACCGACACCCTGAGCGATGCCCAAGGTACCAGCGTGGAACGCTCGCCGGCCGCGCAGGTACATAGCTGGTTCCTGAGCGGCATCGAGGCGTATGACGCCATCCAGGAAGGCGCTTTTGCAGGGCAAGGTTCGGCCGAAGGCGACTTTACCCTCAATCCACTGCGTATCACCCGTCTGGATGCCGGTGGCCGGGATGAGCCTGTCTCGCCTGAAGGCGAGGCGCGTCGTTGGTTGCTGCGCGCCCTGAAGGGCAGGCCGGTACGTACCGAAACCTATGGTCTCGATGGCAGCGCATTGGCCTCGCAGCCTTACAGCATCACCCGCCAGCGCTGGCAGGTGCGTATGTACGAGACCGCGGATGCCGGCAGGCCTGCGGCGCTGGTCACGCCGGTGGAAACCCTGACTTTCGCTACCGAGCGCATCGTGCAGGACCCGGTGGTCTCCCAGTCGGTCGTGCTCGAACAGGACCGTTACGGCAATGTGGTGCGTGCCGTGGAGGTGCGTTACCCGCGCAGGCCTGCGCCCACGCCGTCGCCCTATCCGGATACCCTCCCCGAAGGCCTGGAACTGGCCGCGCGCGACCCTCAGCAGCAGCACGCCTGGCTGACCTTGACGCGCAACCGGCTGCACAACCTCGACGCCGGCCATAGCCATGTGGTCGGCCTGGTGGAATCGACCCGCACGGATGTCCTGCAACTGGCGCCAAACCAGGTACCGCAGGGCGGTTTCAGCGTCGAAAGCCTGTCGTCGGCAGGGGGGCCTCTCGATGACGTGGGCAACGCCACGCTGTCGAGCCATGTCCGCACCCAGTGGTGTGACGAGGCGGGCAGCCCCAGCGTTGCACCGGTACGCCAGGCCCTGGCTGCCTATACCGAAACCGCCATGCTGGACGAAGCCTGTGTGGACGTGTTCAAGGGCCTGATGTCGGACGAGGCGTTGGCGCAGATGTTGGAAAAGGCCGGCTATCACGCCGTCGAGCTGCCTGAGGATGGCTTGCGTGTGTATACCGGCCGCCATGGCCTGGCCCGCTATCTCGGCGCCGCCGGTTTCTTTCGGCTGGCTGGCGTACGGGAAAGCGAGCTGGTGGGCGAAACGCTGATCGAGTGGACCCCCCACGCCTTGCAGGTGACGAAGGTGACCGACGCAGCCGGCCTGCAGACCACCTTGCGCTACGACTGGCGCTTCTTGACACCGACATCGCTGACCGACCCGAACGACAACGTACGGGAAGTGGTCGTCGATGCCCTGGGCCGGGTATCGCAGACGCGTTTCCATGGCACCGAGCAAGGCATCATGACCGGCTATTGCAGCGGGCGCGCTTTTGCGGTGCCGGAAACGGTCGAAGGCATGCTCGCGCTCAAGGGCGGCGATGTGCCTGTGGCGACGGCCCATCGGGTGGTGGCCGATAGCTGGATGCCGCTGGCGCGCGACCGGCAGGGCCATCCCTTGGCCTCCCGCATCGGGGAGCTTGCGCTACGACGCTTGGCAAGGGCGTACAAGCTCGGGCAGGTGGACCTGGCCGAGGGACGCGAGCCCCCGCACATCTGCAGCCTGCAGACCGATCGCTACGACGGTGACCCACAGCAGCAGGTACGCCTGAACGTCACCTACAGCGATGGCAGCGGCAACCTGTTGCAGACCGCCGTCCTGCACCCGCCAGGTGATGCCCTGGTGCGCACGCCCGAGGGCGGGCTCGAGGTGGGCACCGACGACAAGGCCGTGACCAGGCACGCTTTGGTGCGCTGGGCCGTGACTGGCAAGACCGAATACGACAACAAAGGGCAACCCGTTCGTACCTGGCTGCCGTTCTACCTCGATGACTGGCGCCCGGTCTACGACGACAGCGCCCGCAAGGGCGTCTACGCCGACACCCACCTGTATGACGCCCTGGGGCGTGTGTACAGGGTGATCACCGCGGCGGGCTGGGAGCGGCGCACGCAGTTCTACCCGTGGTTCACGGTAGCCGAGGACGAAAACGACACCGCCCATGATGTACTGCGAGAGCGAGAAGCATGA
- a CDS encoding NAD(P)/FAD-dependent oxidoreductase: protein MKQILIIGAGFAGLWSALGAARQLDLHDRDDVQITVLAPQAELHIRPRFYEPEVHNMAAPLQALFDAVDVRFVKGTAYRIDEASRSVAYREPSGREASLGYDRLIMACGSQLNRPELAGFEHAFDVDKIESAVRLEEHLKSLAALPESPARNTVVVAGGGFTGIETATELPGRLRAILGPQAGLRIVVVDRGAGVGAALGEGIRPAIEQASQALGVEWICGATVASVDGEGVVLDNGQRIAAKTVIWTVGFKANPLTAQIHGERDHQGRLHVDGNLKVKGNDAVYAAGDVAFAACDEVGNHAVMSCQHAIPLGRYAGNNAAAELIGVAPMTYSQPKYVTCLDLGAWGAVYTEGWERRVSPPTDKAEAKQLKAQINSVWIYPPAADRASALAAADPLIPVA from the coding sequence ATGAAACAGATCCTGATCATAGGCGCAGGCTTCGCCGGTCTGTGGAGCGCCCTGGGCGCGGCGCGCCAGCTCGACCTGCACGACCGCGACGACGTCCAGATCACCGTACTCGCGCCCCAGGCCGAGCTGCATATTCGCCCGCGCTTCTACGAGCCCGAGGTCCATAACATGGCCGCGCCACTGCAGGCCTTGTTCGATGCGGTCGATGTGCGCTTCGTCAAGGGGACCGCCTACCGGATCGACGAGGCCTCGCGCAGTGTGGCCTATCGCGAACCGTCCGGGCGCGAGGCGAGCCTTGGCTACGACCGCCTGATCATGGCCTGCGGCAGCCAGCTCAACCGCCCTGAGCTCGCAGGCTTCGAGCATGCCTTCGACGTGGACAAGATCGAGTCGGCTGTGCGCCTGGAGGAACACCTCAAGTCGCTGGCCGCCCTGCCCGAGAGCCCCGCACGCAACACCGTGGTGGTGGCCGGTGGCGGCTTCACCGGTATCGAGACGGCCACCGAACTGCCCGGGCGCCTGCGGGCGATCCTTGGGCCGCAGGCAGGCCTGCGTATCGTGGTGGTCGACCGCGGCGCGGGGGTCGGCGCAGCATTGGGCGAAGGCATTCGACCTGCGATCGAACAGGCCTCCCAGGCATTGGGCGTGGAGTGGATCTGCGGCGCTACCGTCGCGTCGGTGGATGGCGAGGGTGTGGTGCTGGACAACGGCCAGCGCATCGCCGCCAAAACCGTGATCTGGACCGTGGGCTTCAAGGCCAACCCGCTCACCGCGCAAATCCACGGCGAGCGCGACCATCAGGGCCGCCTGCATGTGGACGGCAACCTCAAGGTCAAGGGCAACGATGCGGTGTACGCGGCCGGTGACGTGGCCTTCGCCGCCTGCGACGAAGTCGGCAACCATGCGGTGATGTCCTGCCAGCACGCCATTCCCTTGGGGCGCTACGCAGGCAACAACGCCGCCGCCGAGCTGATCGGCGTGGCGCCGATGACCTATAGCCAGCCCAAGTACGTCACCTGCCTGGACCTCGGCGCCTGGGGGGCGGTGTATACCGAAGGGTGGGAGCGCAGGGTCTCGCCACCGACCGACAAGGCCGAGGCGAAGCAGCTCAAGGCGCAAATCAACTCCGTGTGGATCTACCCGCCGGCCGCGGATCGAGCCAGTGCGTTGGCTGCGGCGGACCCGCTGATCCCGGTTGCCTGA